Below is a genomic region from Miscanthus floridulus cultivar M001 chromosome 1, ASM1932011v1, whole genome shotgun sequence.
AATTCGCGGCTGGTCCTTGAACTTGGCAAGGGGTTTCATCCGGGTCCCTGTACTCCCAAAATATTATTTTTGGCTCCCTAGACTTGGTTTCGGATCTCATCTGGGTCCAAAAGTGGCTCAACCCACTCCATGTGTTTATTCTTTTTCTCCCATTTTCTCTTTCCATCTGTATCTTCAAGCGTGGCTACCGCGAGTGCCGCTGGCAAGGCCACTGCAGGCGCGGGGACGCTGCGGGCGCTACAATTGGGGCCCGCCACAGACGAAGCGCCACTAGTGGGGGCGAGGCGAGGACGGCCGCGGGCGCCGCTGGTGGATCCATTGCGGACGTTGCGGATGGGGCGAGGCTGACTACGGGCGAAGCATGGCAGGCGAGCTTGGCCTCAGACCGTGGGCGCCACGTCGAGGCTGGCTGGGCCTCCGGCTGGCTGGCGCTGCATGGACCGAGAATGGATCCATGCTGCCACCGAGCGAGGCCCCCACGCGGGcgagggcccacatgtcaggtcGGGGCTGGACGTGGAGGCAGCTGCGCCGGCGGTGCACAGCAGAGTGAGGGAGAGATGGATGAGTCGATGGGTGGGAGAGAAAAGGGCAAGAGAAAAGGAGAGAAgagaaaaaataaaatagaaatataTTCTACTGATGGATGGGTCCCACATGAGAGGAATGGTGGACATGACACGTGGACACATGTCGGGTCCACCACATCAGCATACAGAGCGGGTTAGGCCCTTTTTGGACGTGTATGAGACCCGGAAGCAAGTTTAAGGACTTGAAAATAGCATTTTGAGAGTACAGGGACCAGGTGAcctccccccccccacacacaccaaGTTTGAGGACCGCCCATGAATTGTACTCATCATTTTGAGTGGCATCTGAGTTAGAGTAGACCATGGTACAATCTACTTGCTCTAAGCGGCATGGCCAAAAAACATATGATATCTGTTTATAATTCTTATAAAATTATATGCTTAAAATTTTTGGCGCAGGGTCAAACAAGCTTTGGTGAAATCTTAGCTGTTGGTATTGGGgtgaatgtgtgtgtgtgttgtcttTGTATTTTTGTACTATGCTTTTCCAGGGGTGAAGCTAGCAGCAAATCCACCCTGGTGCACCACTAAAAgtgtatatatgtttttatagagATATGTGGTAAATCTTAGGATCTTTAGTAGCAAAAATTATATTTACCCTGATGCATCAACATCAGGAAAGCTGAAACCCCTGtactcttcttcttaatgaaatgatgcACAACCCTCTTGCGTATTCAAGAAAAATGGTGGAACGTCTATAGGATAGTTGTCCATGTTGCTTACACCTATACTTAGCCCAACAGGCCAACATAGAACAATAAGAAATTTTCCATATTTTCACTACATTTAGCAGGGGATGTTATCTTTGCAGTTTAATTAGGTGGGTCAGGATATTTCTGCTTTCACCTGATCCTTTTTAATGTGGAACCTTTTATAGAAGCTTGGTTGCTTCATTCTGTCATCTTTACATCTGACCACTTCTGTTTCAACATGAAGTTTTACATATTTCTGTCTACTCTATGCTTCCCATTTTATTAAATTGGATAGCTTACAGGGATTGGCTGGACAGTATGGAAAAAGCGTTGGTTTATTCTTACAAGGACATCGTTAGTGTTCTTCAGGAGCGATCCTGTAAGATGAATTGCTATCATTCCTTCTATACTGTTTCCCTTTTCTTTAACTAATTAATCTAATACCATTTTGTAGAAAATGTACTTTGTTGTGTCTCTTTGCTTCAGTTACAAACTTACAATGCTCTGAATAATTTAAATTGTTGTTTGGACTAGAATAAATTTTGTTGTAAAAGCACACTCCAAGATGAAGTGTATTCTGAAAGAAGACATTAGGTGATGAGATACCTTTATCCAGTGGGGTTAGACCCCTTGATACCTATACTATATGGCACACAGTTCAACTAGGGGTAGGATGCCAGCTGGGGAAGCTACAAACTGTACCTCGTCGTATACCCAATGGGCCCTCACACCCTGATCAGATCTCGTTTGATCTTTTCTGTTCTGATGTTTTGTGAGCCTTATGAAACTTGGTATATAAATTCCACAAATTTGTTTTGAGGAAGAGTAAGTATATGAATCCAACTCTTAGCATCTACACCTAAACTCTACAGAATATTTTTAACAAGAAGTTCGTGTTGCTCACTATCCCCATCTGCTTGCTTAGATTTACCTGAGCTGTAATCAAGTAAAGCAAGGTAtacccactgttagcaccgtagcAGATGAACTACAAACTAGCATCTTGATTTGATCTAGGTCATTGTATCATTATTCACTATACCTACATAGTGTACAGGAAAGCTGAATGAACCTATAACTATAAGTGAAGTGGTACTATAGTTTGATTCTGTGCAAAAAACAAAATAATAATTCTACTAATGGCTGTGCATGTAACCATTTTCAAGAGCTAAACATGCTTGCAGCTACATGTAAAACTGGTGAAATTTTCTATGGATTTGGCTCAGTAATTTATTCAAACTGAAATGTTAGGTTATGCACTAACATTGCAATTATCCTCAATTTTCTGATTTACTTGCAGAGTGTTCCCCCTCCCAAAGGAAGTGAACCAATTGTTACACTTGGTGGAATTGACTTGAATAACACTGCAAGGTATGAATTTAATGCTGATATTTGTTGAAGTATAAATCTCCTTCAATAATGTCTTATAAGCTTATATCTTGTGCATGTTTCAGTATGATAGTCAAAGAAGAAAGGAAAGTTATAACAGTCGTCTTTCCTGATGGCCGTGATGGGCGCACTTTCACCCTTAAGGTTGGTTGTGTACCGCGGTTCAGTTTCTTAGTTACTATAGGAGGGTTGGCATTTGGGAGTGTGTAACAATGTTACTGCTGCAGTGACTAGTGGGGCAACAGGTGCGTCAGTGGGATTGGGGTTGCAATGTGGGTGTCCAACAATAATTAATAAGGCTCATGGTATCATCTAGGGATTTAATGGTGTGATTTTTCATCAAGCAGGCAGAAACTACAGAAGAACTAAATGAGTGGAGAAGTGCATTGGAGAATGCTCTGGCTCAGGCACCCAGTGTTGCGAATACAGCGGGACAACATCCGATAGTCAGCACTGACATAACAGAACCTGTTGAAGCTGCTGTTGAACAAGGTAAGCTATGTTTACTTTATCATAAGTTGCATGTATGACTCTCTTTTACTTACTAATAAGTCATAATTTCTAGACCAAAAGAAATTCGACTTTTTTGGGGAAACAATAGGCTACTCAAAATTTCAATGGATATATGAATTCCTAACAGAAATTGATAGCTCTTGGCTCCTCCCTTTGTACTTTATCTcctttcttaatgaaatgacacacaGCTCTCCTGATTGTTCGAGAAAATAGCTATTGACTCCTGTCTTTTTCATTTCTGATAGCTGTGCCTGTAAAAGTGTGGTTGATACTGTTCCAATTTGTGTTCAGCTACCTTCGTTTTACATGTCCTTAATGTGTTGTTGATTTAGAAGTTCTGTAAGGCCTGGATGAAAATGACTTATGCTGCGAAAAATGACTCTGTGCCAGATAAACATTCCAATTCTTTGTTCGATTCTGTTTGTTTGTGCTTGTACTTAGAAACCAGAGTTTTCTAGGACACTAACTTAATCAAGTTGCATGCTCCCTACAGGGGCTTGGCCAATCATTTGTTAGTCAATATACATGAAGTACCTTACAtatttcatcaaaatcactaCATCCAgtcatctcaagagttaaaaAGAGAATGGAGGATATCTACAATTGCACCATTCATCCATTATCCATTAGTATATATAAATAGATTTTGGGCCTCATGGACCAAGATGGTGTAGAATAGACAGGAAAGGAGGGAATCACCACACACTGAATGTGGGTGGGGAGCCTTTCATATATAGCTAATATGTATACAAGGAAATTACACATATGGAAAGCTATACCCTGTACAAGGAAGCAATCCTAGgctatacatagaaagaatcctaGGCTATATATGGCAGCTAGCCTATCTATGGGATTACACCCAATCTATGATTAGTGCAGGATTATACATATCCTAATACCCGCCCGCAGTCGTAGCGGAAGCATCACGGACGCACAGACTGGTCCGAAAGTCAGTGAAGAGCTGGACGGGCAGACCCTTGGTCATAATGTCAGCAAACTAGTGTGCAGAAGGAACATGGAGAACCCTGAACTGTCCCAGAGCGACCTTCTCGCGGACGAAGTGGATGTCAATCTCGATATGCTTCGTGCGGCGGTGGTGGACAGGGTTGGCAGCCATGTAGACGGCGCTCACATTGTCACAGTAGACAACCGTCGCTAGCGGAATGGAGATGTGGAGCTCCTGGAGGAGCTGACGCAGCCAGCAGCACTCAGCAACCGCATGGGCCACCGCACGGTACTCAGCTTCGGCACTGGAGCGCGACACAGTCGTCTGTCGCTTGGAAGACCATGAGACCAGGTTGTCGCCGAGGTAGATGCAGAAGCCTGAAGTAGAGCGATGTGTATCCGGGCAGCCAGCCCAGTCGGCATCAGAGTAGGCTGTGAGCTGATCTACAGGTCTGGAGCTCAAGTGAAGGCCTGCAGATAGCGAGCCCTTGACATAGCGCAAGATGCGCTTGATCAACGCAAGATGCGGCTCACGAGggtcatgcatgaagaggcagACCTGCTGCACAGCATAGGCCAGGTCTGGCCTCGTCAGAGTGAGGTACTGGAGGGCTCCCGCCAGGCTCCTGTACTCCGAGGGGTTGGCGACGGGAGCGCCCTCAGTGGAGGACAGCTTGGTCCGGGCATCCACCGGGGTAGCGGTCGGGTGGCATTCAGACATGCCAGCGCGCTGAAGAAGCTCGACGGCTTATTGCCGTTGGGATAGGAACAGGCCACTGCTGTCCCGCGTCACCGAGATGCCGAGGAAGTGCTGGAGGTCACCAAGGTCCGTCATGGCGAACTCCAGAGAGAGTCGGGAGGCGACGTGCAGGAGTAGAGCCGGTGACGACGCGGTGacaatgatgtcatcaacgtagaggAGAAGGTAAGCCATGTCAGCTCCAGCCTTGTAGATGAACAGGGAGGCATCCGACTTGGATGTGGTGAAGCCGATGCTGCTGATGAAGGCGGAGAAGCGCTGGTTCCAAGCTCGCGGCGCCTGTTTAAGTCCATACAAGGACTTCTGCAGCAAACAAACGGAATTAGGAGCAGCAGGGTCGACGAAGCCTTTGGGCTGCTCGCAGTAGACTGTCTCCTCGAGATTGCCGTGGAGGAAGGCATTCTTCACGTCGAGTTGGCGGATAGGCCAATCCCGGGACGCAGCAATGCTGAGCACGGTGCGGATCGTGGCAGGCTTGACGACCGGGCTGAAGGTCTCGTCGTAGTCGACGCCGGCCTCCTGGGAGAAACCGCGGACGACCCAGCGCGCCTTGTGCCGGGCGAGGGAACCGTCGGAGTGGAATTTGTGCTTGAACAGCCACTTCCCAGTAACAATGTTAGCACCAGGGGGCCGAGGGACAAGGCGCCAAGTGCCATTGTCGATCAGTGCCTTGTACTCATCGGCCATCGCAGCGCGCCAATTGGGGTCGGCGAGGGCGCTGCGATAGTTCGCCGGCACCAGCGAGGCGACGGAGGTGGTGAAGCCGTAGCGCTGGACAGTGCGCAGGGAGCCGTGACCGTGTCACAGGCCGGGTCGGTGGTGCAGCAGGCTGCTGGGTCGCTGCAGGTGGCGGAGCAGATGGTGGCAGAGCAGATGGTGCAGGGGCGACGACCTCGGTGGGCGGTGCAGCAGCCACAGGAACCGGCGCCAGGGGAGCCACAGGGTCAGCCGCAGGAACTCGGCTGCGGCGAGTGAAGACGATGCCGAAACGCTGGCGCCCCGGCTGTGGAGCGGCTGGCGGCTGTTGCCCGCCCGCAGGCGGAGCAGGCGGTGGGTGCCCGCCCGTAGAGGCAACCAGGGGGCCCAGCTGGATAACAGCTGGGTCCAGGAGCGCAGGGGCTGGATCCTCGCTGGTTTCAGGGAGCGGCGGAGGAGTGCTCACTGTTGTCGTCAAGGAAGAAAGTCCCTGCATCAGAAATTCAAGTGAGGGCGGCACGGAGGCCGCCGATGGTGCTGCCGCGAATGGGAACACTGACTCGTCGAATATGACATGGCGGGAGATGATTATCCGGTGAGTATTCATGTCGAGGCAGCGGTAGCCCTTGTGAGAGGATGGGTATCCGAGGAAAACACACGGGGCGGAGCGAGGAGCGAGTTTGTGGGGGGAGGTGGCGGTGAGGTTTGGATAGCAAAGGCACCCGAAGACACGGAGGGAGGAGTAATCTGGGAGAGTGCCATAGAGAATTTGATGAGGTATTTGGTGGTGGATGGAGGAGGAGGGACGCCGATTGAGGAGGGTGGTGGCTGTGGTGAGAGCCTCAGCCCAGTAAGGAGGAGGCATGAAGGCATGGAGGAGCATGGTGCGGATGGTGTTGTTGATAGTGCGGAGTATGCGTTCGGCCTTGCCATTTTGCGGGGACGTATAGGGGCAGGAGAGGCGTAGGGTAGTGCCCTGGCTGCTGAGGAGTGTGGCGGTGGCGTGGTTAACGAATTCGGTGCCATTATCTGCTTGGAGGGATTTGGGTGTGGTGCTGAATTGTGTTGTAGCATAGGCAAAGAATTCGACAAGATGCCGGTGCACCTCAGATTTGTAGCGCAGTGGGAATGTCCAGCAGTAATGGGAAAAATCATCGAGTATGACGAGATAATATTTAAAACCGGAGTTGCTAGGCACGGGAGATGTCCACACATCACAATGTAGTAAATCAAATGGGGCACTAGTTACAGAGGTGGAATGGCTAAACGGGAGTCGCACGTGCTTGCCAAGTTGACATGCATGGCAGAGGCAAGGCGAGTGCTTATTGTAGGAGATGGCCGACATGTTCCGTAGAGTGGCGAGGCTGGATGGGCCGGGGTGGCCGAGGCGGTGATGCCACAGGGACGACGTGatggcgaggctgcaggaagtGGACGGTGTGGTGGGGAAGGTGTAGAGGTCGCCACCACTATTGCAGCGAAGAGTCACGCGCCCGGTCTGCTGGTCCTTGACAGAAAAGCCACAAGAGTCAAATTCAACGGAACAAGCATTGTCACGGGTGAATTGACGAACTGAAAGGAGGTTGCGTACTAGAGCAGGGGCAACCAGAACATCATGAAGATGAAAGGTAGAGTGCGGGGAGTGTAATTTAGATGGTCCACGGCAGGTGATGGGAATGGTAGTGCCATCGCCAACCGTGATGccagaaggaggaggagggagacGGGATAGGAGTATACCATccgaggatgacatgtgggcagTGGCACCAGTGTCGAAGACCCAGGGGGAGGACCCCTGAAGCGACATCTGGTTCAGGGCAGCGATGAGGCCTGCCTGATCCCAGCCGCCCTGCTGCTGGTGAGGAGGCAGAGAGGAGTTCGTGGCGCCGGACAACTGAGCGGGGGCAAAGGCCGTGTGGGCCTGGGCCGGGGGAGGAGCCCCGAGCACGCCAGGGCCGCCCCACGCTGGTGGACGCCATGGCTGCTGATGCGGCGCAACAGTCCAGGGCGGGTAGCAGAGCCACGGAGCCGCCGATGCAGCAGACTTCGGGGCGCCGCCCTTGCCCTTCTTCTTCCAGCGGCCATTGCCGCCGCCCTtcccgccgctgctgccgccgctgctGGAGCCGCCACCATAGCCGGTGAAGCTGCCGCCGGTGGCGCTGGAGACAGTGCGGCAGGCAGTGCCGCACGCGGCGTGGAACGCCGTCTGGGCTGCCACGGTGCCCTCGTTGGCGAGGCGGAGCTCCTTGAGGACGAGCTTCTCGCGCGTAGTGGCGAAGTCCGGCAACGGGTGCGAGTCGGCGATGTTGTCGGCGGTGCTGGCGAAGCAGGGGTTGAGGCCGCGCAGGAAGTTGAGGACGAGCTCCGAGTCGGTGATGACGCGACCGACATCACGGAGTGCGTCGGCGGTGGCCTTCATCTTTTGGGCGTAGTCGTTGACGGGGGAGTCGCCCTGGGTCATGGAGTAGAACTCGTGACCCAGGAAGATGGCGCGCGGGGCCTTGTTGGCCTCGAAGAGGCGCCTGATGGCGAGCCAGAGGGCACGCGCGGTCTGATCTGGTGCCGTCGCCAGGCCGAGGACATCCGGCCCAACAGAGCCAAGGAGCCAACTGCGGACGCAGGCGTCGGCGATGTTCCAGGCAGGGTTGGGAGAGCCAGCTTCCTCCGTGATGTGGGAAAGAAGGCCGAATTTCCCGCAGAGAGAAGTGAAGAACGGTTCCCACTGGTTGAAATTGGGCCTCGTCAGTTCCAGGGTCACCGGGATGTGGTTCTTGACATTGATCGTTGCATAGGGGGCAACGAAGACAGCAGGGGCAGAGAGGGAGCCCAGGCTGTTCGtggtgctggaggaggaggagctggtgGCAGATCCAGTCGTCATGGCGACCCTGATGGGAGGAGGGAGGGACagcagagggggggggggggggggggggggggggggggggtgggaaGGAGCCTTTCATATATAGCTAATATGTATACAAGGAAATTACACATATGGAAAGCTATACCCTGTACAAGGAAGCAATCCTAGgctatacatagaaagaatcctaGGCTATATATGGCAGCTAGCCTATCTATGGGATTACACCCAATCTATGATTAGTGCAGGattatacatatcctaatagatggGATAAACACACCAAGCTACCATGTATACATATAATACAGGTGGCATAAAAAAATGAAAATTTGCATCAGATGTCAGATAATGCAGTATATATTTGCTGACATATTAAAACCAGAGACTTCTCACAATGGAACTTGAGACACAATATTTGGAATAGTTGTTTTTGTCTATTTCTTTCTTACTGTGATTTGGTGGGGAGGGACTGAATCTTATCATGGAGTTGGAATACAAGTAAGCAAATTCGATCCATTGCAGCGGAGGATAAGTCTGTAATCGGCAGACCAGCAGAATTTGCACTTGTCGATGCTGATGGCAATACAGCATTCCTGGAGAAGGCCTTAAAGTTCATCGAAGATTATGGTAAATCATTTTTCCATGTTTTAATAATTCAATACACATGTTTGCCTGTAATTTCCGGTAGTTAcgaatttgtgaaataaatatccTGGTGAAATAAATATTCAGTACAGGCCTATATATATTTACCAAGTTGATGTTCAATGACAAGTGGACCCCCCCTCCCCCTTTGTAGGTGTGAAGGTTGAAGGAATTCTCCGTCAGTCTGCTGATGTTGAAGAAGTCAAACGCAGGGTTCAGGATTACGAAAAGGGTGAGTTATTGTACTTTGACCATTTTACCTGTTAAGTAAAGATAACTAGGTTTGGCACTTCGCAGTGTCTTACCAAGAGCTTATTGTATGTAGTTCTAGTAAgttatttttctttttattataTCCATGCATATTTTCATGAAGCTAGTTTGGGAGGATGTAAGTTTGGATAACCCGAGAGTTGTATTTCCTCTGGCTTACTAGCTATGTGTTTAAAATCACATCTTTCAATATGAATTTGTAGGAAAGAACGAGTTCTCCCCAGAAGAGGATGCGCATGTTATTGGTGACTGTATTAAGGTATTTATTTGACAAGCATTTACTATGATCTACAATAGGAATAAACTGTGGTTCTATTCTTTTAGCAATGTTTGTTGATTCTCATTCACTGCAGTGCATTCTTCGAGAGATGCCATCTTCTCCAATTCCAGCACCATGTTGCACTGCCCTGGTTAGAGCTTACCGTAAGACTGACTTGAAACTTACTTTTTTTTTCAGCAATGTGCCCCATCTTGATTTTCAGTGCCTAACTACCTTTCATGGAGTACATACCAAAATACCAGCTTAACCCCTTATCTACTAACATTGTGTTATGCTAAAAATTATAAACTGATCAAAACAAACGGTTGTACAGGAACTGACAAGACAAAAAGACTTGATGCTATGAATAGAGTGATATATGAAGTATTCCCAGAACCA
It encodes:
- the LOC136548253 gene encoding uncharacterized protein; the protein is MTTGSATSSSSSSTTNSLGSLSAPAVFVAPYATINVKNHIPVTLELTRPNFNQWEPFFTSLCGKFGLLSHITEEAGSPNPAWNIADACVRSWLLGSVGPDVLGLATAPDQTARALWLAIRRLFEANKAPRAIFLGHEFYSMTQGDSPVNDYAQKMKATADALRDVGRVITDSELVLNFLRGLNPCFASTADNIADSHPLPDFATTREKLVLKELRLANEGTVAAQTAFHAACGTACRTVSSATGGSFTGYGGGSSSGGSSGGKGGGNGRWKKKGKGGAPKSAASAAPWLCYPPWTVAPHQQPWRPPAWGGPGVLGAPPPAQAHTAFAPAQLSGATNSSLPPHQQQGGWDQAGLIAALNQMSLQGSSPWVFDTGATAHMSSSDGPADRARDSSLQ